The Solibacillus sp. FSL R7-0682 genome includes a window with the following:
- a CDS encoding GNAT family N-acetyltransferase, with translation MFDVKLVTTDEDRERAFALRKEVFVKEQGVPLSLELDEYDATAIHFIVNDGNATIATARLREIEPKVGKVERVCVLNSYRGKRLGALIMETVEQYAKEINFQKLKLNAQSYAVPFYEKLHYIVTSPEFMDAGIPHRAMEKKL, from the coding sequence GTGTTTGATGTTAAATTAGTAACAACTGACGAAGATCGTGAGCGCGCCTTTGCATTGCGAAAAGAAGTGTTCGTCAAAGAACAAGGGGTACCATTAAGTTTAGAATTAGACGAATACGACGCAACAGCAATTCATTTTATCGTAAATGATGGCAATGCAACGATTGCTACTGCCCGATTACGAGAAATCGAACCGAAAGTCGGAAAAGTTGAACGCGTATGTGTGTTAAATAGCTATCGCGGAAAACGTCTAGGTGCCTTAATTATGGAAACCGTCGAGCAATATGCAAAAGAAATTAATTTTCAAAAATTAAAGTTAAATGCACAATCGTATGCGGTTCCGTTTTATGAAAAATTGCATTATATCGTAACATCACCTGAATTCATGGATGCAGGCATTCCACACCGTGCCATGGAAAAGAAATTATAA